From a single Apium graveolens cultivar Ventura chromosome 2, ASM990537v1, whole genome shotgun sequence genomic region:
- the LOC141708865 gene encoding transcription factor AS1, with the protein MKERQRWRTEEDSLLRAYVKQYGPREWHLVSQRMNTPLNRDAKSCLERWKNYLKPGIKKGSLSEEEQLLVIRLQAKHGNKWKKIAAEVPGRTAKRLGKWWEVFKEKQQRELKENTKIVDPIEDSGKYDQILENFAEKLVKDRPPQVYMATSSVGFLHPDQPAPSPPALLPAWLSNTSAPSNARPPSPSVTLSLSPSTAPLPSSVSWLHPERGQDNAPLAFGNMPSHVVPQREHMLVSELLECCRGLEEGHNAWAAHKKEAAWRLKRVELQLESEKMCKQKEKMAEIEAKIKALREEEKVTLDRIEVEYKEQLDGLRRNAEAKEQKLAENWAAKHLHLAKFIEQMGGHQPRLLEPNGR; encoded by the coding sequence ATGAAAGAGAGACAAAGATGGCGCACTGAAGAGGACTCTTTACTACGAGCATACGTGAAACAATATGGACCCCGAGAGTGGCACCTGGTGTCGCAACGCATGAACACGCCGCTTAACAGAGATGCAAAATCCTGTTTAGAAAGGTGGAAGAATTACCTTAAGCCTGGTATCAAAAAGGGATCACTTAGTGAAGAGGAGCAATTGCTTGTTATTCGACTTCAGGCTAAACACGGTAATAAATGGAAAAAAATCGCGGCTGAGGTTCCAGGCCGGACTGCTAAGAGATTAGGGAAATGGTGGGAAGTGTTTAAGGAAAAACAACAGAGAGAACTAAAGGAAAATACCAAGATTGTTGATCCTATTGAGGATAGCGGCAAGTACGATCAGATTTTAGAGAATTTCGCGGAAAAATTAGTTAAGGATCGGCCTCCACAGGTGTACATGGCGACTTCTAGTGTAGGATTTCTTCATCCGGACCAGCCTGCTCCATCGCCTCCAGCTTTACTCCCTGCTTGGCTTTCGAATACGAGTGCTCCTTCGAATGCAAGGCCACCGTCTCCTTCAGTGACACTTAGTCTGTCTCCCTCAACCGCTCCACTCCCGAGTTCAGTATCTTGGTTACATCCTGAAAGGGGACAGGATAATGCTCCGTTGGCTTTTGGAAATATGCCATCACATGTAGTGCCTCAACGAGAACATATGCTGGTCTCGGAACTGTTGGAATGCTGTAGAGGATTGGAAGAAGGGCATAATGCTTGGGCAGCTCACAAGAAGGAAGCAGCTTGGAGGTTGAAAAGGGTAGAGCTACAACTGGAATCAGAAAAGATGTGCAAACAGAAAGAGAAAATGGCGGAAATTGAGGCGAAGATTAAAGCTCTCAGAGAAGAGGAAAAGGTTACCCTGGATCGGATTGAAGTTGAATACAAGGAGCAGTTGGATGGATTGAGGAGGAATGCAGAAGCAAAGGAACAGAAATTAGCGGAGAATTGGGCTGCAAAGCATTTGCATCTTGCAAAGTTTATTGAGCAGATGGGAGGTCACCAACCAAGGCTTTTGGAACCTAATGGGAGGTAA
- the LOC141704474 gene encoding uncharacterized protein LOC141704474 — protein sequence MKVFMQAQGVWNVVSPSDEKAVIDDRNDKVAMAMMYQGLPKDMLLYVAQKKTTKEIWEAVKNLCQGSDKMKVARVQTLKSEFETVSMKESKQVDDFYMRINGLVTNIRTLGEEINESYVVKKFLRYVPPKFLQITSTMEQFGNLNTMTMEEAVGSLKAHEERLRGKSDNSESQLLLATEEWERREGGEDKLLLTKEE from the coding sequence ATGAAAGTCTTTATGCAGGCCCAAGGTGTGTGGAATGTAGTGTCACCGAGTGATGAGAAGGCTGTCATTGATGACAGGAATGATAAGGTCGCAATGGCCATGATGTATCAGGGGCTTCCTAAGGATATGTTATTGTATGTGGCTCAGAAGAAGACTACCAAGGAGATTTGGGAGGCTGTCAAGAATTTGTGTCAAGGGTCAGACAAAATGAAGGTTGCACGTGTACAGACTCTAAAATCAGAGTTTGAAACAGTATCAATGAAGGAAAGCAAACAAGTGGACGATTTCTACATGAGAATCAATGGTTTAGTCACAAACATTCGAACACTTGGTGAAGAGATAAATGAGTCGTATGTTGTCAAGAAATTCTTGAGGTATGTTCCTCCAAAGTTTCTGCAAATTACGTCCACAATGGAGCAATTTGGAAATCTCAACACCATGACTATGGAAGAAGCTGTGGGCTCTCTCAAGGCACACGAAGAACGTCTAAGGGGTAAAAGTGACAACAGTGAGAGTCAGCTACTGTTGGCAACAGAGGAATGGGAGAGACGCGAAGGAGGTGAAGACAAGCTTCTGTTAACCAAGGAAGAGTAG